The following coding sequences are from one Photobacterium angustum window:
- a CDS encoding D-alanine--D-alanine ligase translates to MSSIHVLLLCGGGSAEHEVSLVSANFIEEQLKTINGVTYTRVEMTKNDGWLDAENRSCELNLDKTLIVGDQEVVIDYVIPCVHGFPGETGDLQSLLTIAGLPFLGCGAEASTNCFNKITTKLWFDALNIPNTPYVFLSENSQEAHQEALEAFIKWGKVFVKAACQGSSVGCYCVTTEQELTDAVNNAFGYSDQVLIEKAIRPRELEIAAYQYGDELVITKPGEVSCPTDKFYSYEEKYSADSVSTTMVEAENLTEDQIESIRAYARKAFVQMKLKDLSRIDFFLSEDNEILLNEINTFPGMTPISMFPKMLEHHGHKFADFIEQAIKNAVE, encoded by the coding sequence ATGAGCTCTATCCATGTTTTATTATTATGCGGTGGCGGTAGCGCTGAGCATGAAGTTTCTCTCGTATCAGCAAACTTTATTGAAGAGCAGCTAAAAACGATCAACGGTGTTACATATACTCGTGTAGAGATGACTAAAAATGACGGCTGGTTAGACGCTGAAAATCGTTCTTGCGAGCTAAATTTAGATAAAACATTGATTGTTGGCGATCAAGAAGTTGTGATCGATTATGTCATTCCTTGTGTTCATGGGTTCCCAGGTGAAACGGGCGACCTGCAATCTTTACTGACAATCGCAGGCCTACCTTTCTTAGGTTGTGGTGCAGAAGCAAGCACAAATTGCTTTAATAAGATCACAACCAAACTGTGGTTTGATGCGCTAAATATTCCTAACACACCTTATGTTTTCCTAAGTGAAAATAGCCAAGAAGCGCATCAAGAAGCACTTGAAGCATTTATAAAGTGGGGCAAGGTCTTTGTTAAAGCAGCTTGTCAGGGGTCATCAGTTGGTTGTTACTGTGTAACGACAGAGCAAGAACTAACTGATGCTGTTAACAATGCTTTTGGTTACTCTGATCAAGTGCTTATTGAAAAAGCGATTCGTCCACGAGAACTTGAAATTGCTGCTTACCAATACGGTGACGAACTAGTGATCACCAAGCCGGGTGAAGTATCTTGTCCTACTGATAAATTCTACAGCTACGAAGAAAAATACAGCGCTGATAGTGTATCAACCACCATGGTTGAAGCTGAGAACTTAACGGAAGACCAAATTGAATCTATCCGCGCTTACGCTCGTAAAGCGTTTGTGCAAATGAAGCTGAAAGATCTTTCTCGTATTGATTTTTTCCTAAGTGAAGATAACGAAATCCTACTTAACGAAATCAATACTTTCCCAGGTATGACGCCAATTTCTATGTTCCCGAAAATGCTAGAGCATCACGGTCATAAATTTGCTGATTTTATTGAACAAGCGATTAAAAACGCAGTTGAGTAA
- a CDS encoding tyrosine-type recombinase/integrase: MAKKIPIIDCDEKRAKSITQFKQVADNIAIWQSLTHHSYAENTLVAFKNDWNHFLIFCERNKVSALPATAETVHRFIEKMAESRKLASLKRYIVTIGLIHKCHALSNPCQSQEIKLAMHKQRLDKHDDYTHAQGFRDNHLQALLDIFALSIKPKDVRDMAIWAITFEAMLKRSEVAALTINHIEIEDSGLINITVNDRIIALSDLASKAVQRWLTLGMIMDSFIFRRIDRHSNIGDKPLDHSSIYRVFRRASQELDLPADVIFSGQSPRVGASQDLADSGLSISQIQHQGRWRSPAMPAQYIGQRGKRDNELKKFAKKNINK, translated from the coding sequence ATGGCAAAAAAGATTCCAATTATTGACTGTGATGAAAAGCGTGCCAAAAGTATTACTCAATTCAAACAAGTGGCAGATAACATTGCTATTTGGCAATCACTTACCCATCATAGTTACGCTGAAAACACCTTGGTGGCGTTTAAAAATGATTGGAACCACTTTTTAATATTCTGTGAAAGGAATAAGGTATCAGCATTACCTGCAACAGCCGAAACGGTGCATCGCTTTATCGAAAAAATGGCAGAGTCACGTAAATTAGCCAGCCTAAAACGTTACATTGTCACTATAGGCCTAATTCACAAATGTCATGCCCTATCTAATCCATGTCAAAGCCAAGAAATCAAGCTCGCAATGCATAAGCAGCGATTAGACAAACATGATGATTACACCCATGCACAAGGCTTTAGAGATAATCATTTACAGGCACTACTTGATATCTTTGCTCTATCAATAAAACCCAAAGATGTCCGTGATATGGCCATTTGGGCTATTACCTTTGAGGCAATGTTAAAACGCTCAGAAGTTGCAGCACTCACAATAAATCACATTGAAATAGAAGATTCTGGCTTAATCAACATCACTGTGAATGATCGTATTATTGCCCTTAGTGATTTAGCCTCTAAAGCTGTTCAACGCTGGCTAACACTCGGCATGATTATGGACAGCTTTATATTTAGGCGTATTGATCGGCACAGTAATATTGGCGATAAGCCACTGGATCACTCATCAATTTACCGTGTGTTCCGTCGTGCAAGCCAAGAATTGGATTTACCTGCTGATGTCATTTTCTCAGGACAATCACCCCGTGTTGGTGCAAGCCAAGATTTAGCCGATTCAGGTCTATCTATTAGTCAAATTCAACATCAAGGACGTTGGCGAAGCCCAGCTATGCCCGCGCAATATATTGGACAGCGCGGTAAGCGTGATAATGAATTAAAGAAATTTGCGAAAAAGAATATAAATAAATAA
- a CDS encoding DUF3319 domain-containing protein, with product MKKRIFHRGYTIENTTGVTNEWKSAIKGNPISGTLTEIKKSVDWWLDMSTFIHPQKFSSQSSKPVSNGSSENYRGFIIRNDTGKPNEWYLLLRGQLLKGNATSIKQYLDKVIEKQSNAQ from the coding sequence ATGAAAAAACGGATTTTTCACCGTGGATATACTATTGAAAATACAACGGGTGTTACCAACGAATGGAAATCAGCAATTAAAGGTAACCCTATCAGCGGTACACTGACTGAAATAAAGAAAAGTGTTGATTGGTGGTTGGACATGAGTACATTCATTCATCCTCAGAAGTTCTCATCTCAATCTTCAAAACCAGTATCCAATGGTTCATCTGAGAACTATCGTGGTTTTATCATACGTAATGATACTGGTAAGCCTAACGAATGGTATTTGCTTTTAAGAGGGCAGTTATTAAAGGGTAATGCGACATCCATTAAGCAATACCTTGATAAAGTCATTGAGAAACAATCTAACGCGCAATAA
- a CDS encoding ATP-dependent zinc protease family protein, protein MKNILISAVLLLASGTTFAAPQCDGKSIVGPVETIKVNDLGINYKARIDTGANTTSINAYNIKIDGKTENDDSKQGMHDNLGHKITFTTENELGQEVTHTAKIIKVSKIRNAQGVERRYAVVMDLIWNGQSKAIPVNLRDRSKLEYKLLIGRNWLEGDYLVDVTKEDADD, encoded by the coding sequence GTGAAAAACATTCTTATATCTGCGGTGCTTTTGCTTGCCTCAGGAACAACTTTTGCAGCCCCACAATGTGATGGTAAGTCCATTGTTGGTCCCGTTGAAACTATCAAGGTAAACGATCTTGGTATTAATTATAAAGCCCGTATAGATACAGGTGCTAACACAACATCTATCAATGCTTACAATATCAAAATCGACGGAAAAACTGAGAACGATGACAGTAAGCAAGGTATGCATGATAATTTAGGACACAAGATTACTTTCACAACAGAGAATGAACTTGGTCAGGAAGTTACGCATACCGCTAAAATTATTAAAGTAAGTAAAATTCGTAATGCGCAAGGTGTCGAGCGTCGTTATGCCGTTGTGATGGATCTGATTTGGAACGGTCAGAGCAAAGCAATTCCTGTTAACTTACGTGATCGTAGTAAATTAGAATACAAACTCTTAATTGGACGTAACTGGCTTGAAGGTGATTACCTTGTTGATGTTACAAAAGAAGATGCGGACGATTAA
- a CDS encoding HAD family hydrolase, giving the protein MIRNVIFDFGAVLFQWNPQKIVETFTQSIDEQNILMEQVLAHPDWLALDRGTMLLAEEIPKFAARTGISCQRMEDFINHIQLSLEKMPETEALFFRIIDKNYPTYYLTNMCSAFFETLYEKHHFISFFDGGVVSGKELTMKPEPEIFDLLCQRYHLNPHECLFIDDHYPNIETAKSLGFNTVHFTPTQDCIREIEEVLAMFSPKIQAF; this is encoded by the coding sequence ATGATTCGGAACGTTATATTTGATTTTGGTGCAGTGTTATTTCAGTGGAATCCGCAGAAAATAGTAGAAACTTTTACTCAATCTATAGATGAGCAAAATATCCTAATGGAACAAGTGCTCGCCCATCCTGATTGGTTAGCACTCGATCGTGGGACCATGCTATTAGCCGAGGAGATTCCTAAATTCGCAGCGCGGACGGGTATTTCATGCCAACGCATGGAAGATTTTATTAACCATATACAATTAAGTTTGGAAAAAATGCCTGAAACTGAGGCATTATTTTTTAGAATAATAGATAAAAACTACCCCACCTACTATCTAACTAATATGTGTAGTGCTTTTTTTGAAACCTTATACGAAAAGCATCATTTTATTTCATTTTTTGACGGCGGTGTTGTTTCAGGAAAAGAGCTAACTATGAAGCCAGAACCTGAAATCTTTGATCTTTTGTGCCAACGCTATCATCTTAATCCCCATGAATGTCTCTTTATTGATGATCATTATCCTAATATCGAAACAGCTAAATCACTCGGGTTTAATACGGTGCATTTTACACCAACGCAAGACTGTATAAGAGAAATAGAAGAAGTACTTGCAATGTTTAGCCCTAAAATCCAAGCTTTTTAA
- the yciH gene encoding stress response translation initiation inhibitor YciH, translated as MNDNSRLVFSTETGRIKEEAAAPVRPKGDGIVRIQRETKGRKGKGVSIVTGLDVEDTQLKLIAAELKKVCGCGGSVKDGNIEIQGDKRDIIKTHLEKKGHTVKLAGG; from the coding sequence ATGAATGATAACAGTCGTTTAGTTTTCTCAACCGAAACCGGTCGAATTAAAGAAGAAGCAGCAGCACCCGTTCGCCCTAAAGGTGATGGTATTGTCCGTATTCAGCGTGAAACTAAAGGTCGTAAAGGCAAGGGTGTTTCTATTGTAACGGGCTTAGATGTTGAAGATACCCAATTAAAACTGATTGCTGCTGAATTAAAGAAAGTTTGTGGCTGTGGCGGTTCTGTTAAAGATGGCAATATCGAAATTCAAGGTGATAAGCGCGATATTATAAAGACGCATCTTGAGAAGAAAGGTCACACAGTAAAATTAGCCGGTGGTTAA
- a CDS encoding choloylglycine hydrolase family protein, with amino-acid sequence MNEKGLYFGAFYFAGEAQFEELTTENQSQAVSSEELGNYILANFKNVEEVKEGLKKITVVGTFIKEINSFAPFHYAITDANGQSAVIEYSKSGLKIFDNKLGVVTNPPAYDWHETHVRNFIGLSPENTKPIDINGEKLSAISQGTGMVGLPGDYTSPSRFVRAVTFVNSSIPSKNADEAVFRAFHLLNAFDIPKGLIVDTADNGNFYDYTVWTSVADTKNKDYYFKTYLTPEHMKVNIVDALKGLKAPKVIDMELTHTYKDLTGKFSQN; translated from the coding sequence ATGAACGAAAAAGGTTTGTATTTCGGCGCATTTTATTTTGCTGGTGAAGCACAGTTTGAAGAGTTGACGACAGAAAACCAATCACAAGCGGTATCAAGTGAAGAATTAGGAAACTATATTTTAGCGAATTTTAAAAATGTCGAAGAAGTAAAAGAAGGATTAAAGAAAATCACGGTTGTTGGTACTTTCATTAAAGAAATTAACAGCTTTGCACCATTCCATTATGCGATTACTGATGCTAACGGACAGTCTGCGGTAATAGAATATTCTAAGTCTGGATTGAAAATTTTTGATAACAAACTAGGTGTTGTCACTAATCCGCCAGCATACGATTGGCATGAAACACATGTCCGAAACTTTATTGGACTATCACCTGAAAATACCAAACCGATTGATATTAATGGCGAAAAGCTATCTGCAATCAGTCAAGGTACCGGCATGGTTGGTCTTCCGGGTGATTACACCTCACCAAGCCGTTTCGTACGTGCGGTAACTTTTGTAAATTCATCAATACCATCAAAAAATGCTGATGAAGCGGTTTTCCGCGCTTTCCACCTTCTTAACGCATTTGATATTCCAAAAGGCTTAATTGTTGATACTGCCGATAACGGTAACTTTTACGATTACACAGTTTGGACATCTGTAGCTGATACAAAGAATAAAGACTACTACTTTAAAACATATCTGACACCTGAGCATATGAAGGTGAATATTGTTGATGCATTAAAAGGTCTTAAAGCACCTAAAGTGATAGATATGGAATTAACACACACTTACAAAGATCTAACCGGAAAATTTTCGCAGAATTAA
- a CDS encoding linear amide C-N hydrolase produces MKKFLLPLCIGMAITSLPTAACTGIVLKSDDGITIPGRTMEFGFDIQSNIAMVPAGTEIKSLSSNEKKQALSTKQNMVLVAQTH; encoded by the coding sequence ATGAAAAAGTTTCTTCTTCCTCTGTGTATAGGTATGGCTATCACCTCATTACCAACAGCCGCATGTACTGGTATTGTATTAAAGAGTGATGATGGTATTACAATTCCAGGCCGCACAATGGAATTCGGTTTTGATATTCAATCGAACATTGCGATGGTACCTGCTGGTACCGAAATTAAATCGCTTTCAAGTAACGAGAAAAAACAGGCCTTGTCTACAAAGCAAAATATGGTTTTGGTGGCGCAAACGCATTAG
- the dtpA gene encoding dipeptide/tripeptide permease DtpA, with translation MSEINVFKQPKPFYLIFSIEFWERFGFYGMQAILTVYLVDVLAMTEAESFTLFGAFSALVFGSIAIGGWVGDKIIGTKRTIVFGAIVLMVGYALLGVSASGEFNSKEMIYIAMGFITIGNGLFKANPSSLLAKVYEENDPRLDGAFTMYYMAINLGSFISTLLTPWISQQLGYGVAFGVSSIGLLITIANFLVSRRLVRNIGSQPDKEPVNYRNYFIVVIGTILLAFASAYLLQHIFYAHLILAVVGVTIVTLYFKEALQTTGLERAKMMVAFVLMLQGIVFFVLYFQMPTSLNFFAIHNIHHKIFGIEVQPEQFQALSPFWIMICSPILAMVYNKTGENFSMPYKFALGMVLCSCAFLILTLGSHYADANGIMSSNWLIVSYLLQSLGELLVSGLGLAMIAQLVPQRMMGFAMGMWFLTSATAAVIAGWVATLTAAPKGVTDPHTTLEIYGVVFKEIGVITGIIAIITLIMAPKLTRVIQGK, from the coding sequence ATGTCAGAAATCAACGTTTTTAAACAACCTAAGCCGTTTTATCTCATTTTTTCCATCGAGTTTTGGGAACGTTTTGGTTTTTATGGCATGCAAGCCATCCTTACCGTTTACTTAGTCGACGTGCTTGCCATGACAGAAGCTGAGTCATTTACCTTATTTGGCGCATTCTCAGCGTTGGTTTTTGGCTCTATTGCTATTGGTGGTTGGGTCGGCGATAAAATAATAGGTACAAAACGCACCATCGTATTTGGTGCAATTGTGTTGATGGTAGGTTATGCACTACTGGGTGTTTCAGCTTCAGGTGAATTTAATAGCAAAGAAATGATTTATATTGCTATGGGGTTTATTACTATTGGTAATGGCCTATTTAAAGCAAACCCATCCAGCTTATTAGCTAAAGTCTATGAAGAAAATGATCCGCGATTAGATGGTGCATTCACCATGTATTACATGGCGATTAATCTAGGTTCGTTTATATCGACATTACTCACACCATGGATATCTCAGCAACTAGGTTATGGGGTCGCATTTGGCGTAAGCTCAATAGGTTTACTGATCACCATCGCTAATTTTCTTGTTAGTCGTCGATTAGTGAGGAACATTGGTTCTCAGCCAGATAAAGAACCGGTTAATTACCGTAACTATTTTATTGTCGTTATAGGCACGATTCTATTAGCCTTTGCGAGTGCGTACTTATTGCAGCATATCTTTTATGCCCACCTTATCCTTGCTGTCGTTGGTGTCACCATTGTTACCTTATATTTTAAAGAAGCGTTACAAACGACAGGATTAGAGCGCGCAAAGATGATGGTTGCGTTTGTACTCATGTTACAAGGAATCGTCTTCTTTGTGCTGTATTTTCAAATGCCGACTTCGTTAAATTTCTTCGCTATACACAACATTCACCATAAGATCTTTGGTATCGAAGTACAGCCAGAGCAATTTCAAGCGCTCAGTCCATTTTGGATCATGATCTGTAGCCCTATACTCGCCATGGTTTATAACAAAACGGGCGAAAACTTTTCTATGCCCTATAAGTTTGCGTTAGGTATGGTGTTATGTAGCTGTGCATTTCTTATATTAACCTTGGGCAGCCATTACGCAGATGCTAACGGTATAATGAGCTCAAATTGGTTAATAGTTAGCTACCTATTACAATCGCTTGGTGAGCTACTAGTTTCAGGATTAGGGCTTGCGATGATAGCCCAGTTAGTGCCACAGCGGATGATGGGATTTGCCATGGGGATGTGGTTTTTAACATCAGCAACCGCAGCGGTTATTGCAGGGTGGGTTGCAACATTAACAGCCGCACCTAAGGGGGTAACCGATCCACATACAACGCTAGAAATTTATGGTGTAGTGTTTAAAGAAATCGGCGTTATAACCGGTATTATTGCCATCATCACATTAATTATGGCACCTAA